AAGGCATTCAAGTCCGACATGGACCCAAGCGAAACCAAGACTGCGAGCTATTCATCCGCAGGCCAAGTTGAAACCCCAACCTTCAACCCCGACGGCGGTTCGCATCCGGGCAGCAGCGTGAGTGTCACGGTGTCCTGCGCCACGGCTGGGGCGATTATCAGGTACGCTAGCGGTTCTGGAACAAGCTTCGGTGCTGACCCAACAACCACATCAACAGTCGTGCCTGCCAACGGCATCGTCAATGTTCCTGTCCCCGGTTGGTTGAAGGCCAAAGCCTGGAAAGAGGGGATGACTGAGAGTGGGGTTAAGCCGGCGGTGTACACAAGCGAATCGACCCAAACTTTTTACCCTTTCCCGGACACAGGCCAGACCAGGTGCTACAACAATACCACTGAAATCGCCTGCCCGTCCCCCGGCCAGGTCTTCTACGGCCAGGACACCCAGCACCAGCCCCGCCTGCCTCGCTCCTACACCAAGTTGGGCCATGGCGACACAGTGCTGCCAGACAACGCCCAGCACGTGGACGACGGCGGTCCATGGATGATGACCAAGGACAACATCACCGGTCTGATCTGGGAGGTTAAGACTAATGACAACAAAGATGAAGTGTTCAACTGGGATGAGGCTGTCGCATACACTGAAGGGCTGAGTATTGGAGGACATGAGGATTGGCGGCTACCCGATATCAAGGAATTGTCATCTTTAGTCAACGCGGCAGGGTCGCCGTTGATTGATGCTTCCTGGTTTCCGAGGAATGTGTCGTCTAATTACTGGTCGTCTACTCCCCTAGCCAATACCGCGAGACTCGTCGACTTCGACATCGGCGTCGTGTTCATCGCCAACAAGTCGGATAGTAATTACGTTCGTGCCGTGCGAGGCGGACCGCCACCACAGCAAAGTTTACTAGACCATGGCGACGGCACTGTGACGGACACAACCACGGGGTTGATGTGGCAGAAATGCAGTTATGGCCAGACCTGGACTAGTGGCCAGTGCATGGGAAGCGCGACGTCCCGGACCTGGAAGCAGGCCCTGGAAGCCGCCGAGAACCTGACCTGGCCCCCCAATGGTTATAGTGATTGGCGTCTACCAAACAGAAACGAATTGCAATCTCTGGTGGATTACTCACGCTCTGATCCGGCCATTGATCCAAAAATGTCAAGTGAGTCGTCCGTTTACTGGTCGTCTACTACCGATGCTGACCTTACGTGGAGTGCGTGGCGCGTCGGCTTCCGCGATGGCATCGTGTACTACTACGGCGACAAGTCGGAAACCTGGTACGTTCGTGCCGTGCGTGCCGGTCATTCGGATATTGGAGCATTTCCCTCAGTAACGACCAACCCGGCCAGCAACATCGGCCAGAATTCAGCCCGGTTGAACGCAACGGTGAATCCCAACGGTTCGGCCACGACGGCATGGTTCGAATACGGGCCGACAACNNNNNNNNNNNNNNNNNNNNNNNNNNNNNNNNNNNNNNNNNNNNNNNNNNNNNNNNNNNNNNNNNNNNNNNNNNNNNNNNNNNNNNNNNNNNNNNNNNNNNNNNNNNNNNNNNNNNNNNNNNNNNNNNNNNNNNNNNNNNNNNNNNNNNNNNNNNNNNNNNNNNNNNNNNNNNNNNNNNNNNNNNNNNNNNNNNNNNNNNNNNNNNNNNNNNNNNNNNNNNNNNNNNNNNNNNNNNNNNNNNNNNNNNNNNNNNNNNNNNNNNNNNNNNNNNNNNNNNNNNNNNNNNNNNNNNNNNNNNNNNNNNNNNNNNNNNNNNNNNNNNNNNNNNNNNNNNNNNNNNNNNNNNNNNNNNNNNNNNNNNNNNNNNNNNNNNNNNNNNNNNNNNNNNNNNNNNNNNNNNNNNNNNNNNNNNNNNNNNNNNNNNNNNNNNNNNNNNNNNNNNNNNNNNNNNNNNNNNNNNNNNNNNNNNNNNNNNNNNNNNNNNNNNNNNNNNNNNNNNATTAATTCGATTCTTTGTTTTGTATTTGATGAGCCGCCATTGTTATCAAGTATAGACCAAAGAATTGGAAAAGCGATGCCTTCATGAGTTATACATAAGGATAAAATATTGATGTTTGATTTTCCAAATTTCCAATTTGTCCTGTCCATTGCAAGGCATATTTTACTTTTATTTCCTGGGTATAATTTCATTAAAAATTTTGATATATTGATTTCATCCAATTCAAAATCTGCAAAAAATCTTTGACATTTTTTATATCTTGAATCAATTTTTGTATTGCTAGGCATCATTGATGCAATTTTTGATAAATTTGTAGATCTTGCGACATAAATTACGCACAAAAACAGAGCAATAAACTTTATCCGCGCAAGATGAAAACCAAACTCAGTTTTTAGTATTTTTTCAAGAGGCTTAGTGTTGTACATAGCAATCTCCTTTTTTTGTGATTGCTATACAACACAAAGTTGTAAAATAAAACAAAAATATTATAAATGCCTTGGCCTGATAAACACAGAATGCGCCATGCTTGTCATTAAATGCATCTACAAAGCATTTTTGCGAACAAAATTAAAAAATTTATTGCAAAATAATAGCAATGCAGAAAAGTATCGCTATTTGACGTTATTGAAGTATACATCGTGATAAGCACTGCATAGAAACAGAGTGATTTATAAAAAATTTACTTAACAATATTTAAAATTATACGACAAGATAACATGAATCAATACTATTACCATTAAAGTTTTGTCCTGTACTTAGCCCGATTACTTCAAATTGCACGGTTGAAGTTACTTTTAGCCTGGATACCTACACGGTCACTCCCTCAGTCGGAGACAATGGCAGTATCTCTCCTGCGCAACCCCAGACCGTGAGTCATGGCGGAACGACAGTATTCACCGTAACTCCGGAAGAAGGCTACACCGCTACAGTTGGCGGAACCTGCGGCGGAGACCTGGACGACACGACCTTCACCACAAACCCAATCACTGAAGATTGTACGGTTGTGGCCAGCTTTACCCTGAACACTTACACGGTCACACCTTCAGCCGGTGATATCGGCTCCATTGATCCAAATGAAGTGCAGACCGTGTCCCACGGAGACACCGCCATCTTCACCGTAACATCAGACGAGAGCTACACGGCTACGGTTGGTGGTACCTGTGGTGGAAATCTGGTGGGCGATACCTTTACCACCGACCCGATCACCTCGGACTGCTCCGTCGAGGTAGCCTTCAGCCTGTATACCTACACGGTCATTCCCTCAGTCGGAGACAATGGGACTATACCACCTACAGAATCACAGTCCGTGAGACATGGCGGAAATTTGGTCTACACCGTAAACCCGGATGAAGGATACTCCGCTTCAGTCAGCGGTACCTGCGGCGGGAATCTGGTGGGTGACACGTACACCACCGATCCGATCACCTCGGACTGCACGGTGAATTTTAGCTTTACGGAACAACCGGTATATTTTGGTTCTTTGACCGTACACTCCACTGGCGCACTGAATGTTCCCATTACTGCCAACTCACCTGAGTACAACGGCACAAGTACCTACACCACGGCGAACATCCCCACAGGCACAGAGATTACCCTGACTGCTCCGGCAATAGCGGATAGCACCTTTTTCTCCTCCTGGAGCGGTTGCGACTCAACCAGCCATGCAGACAGAGCCTGCACCGTAAGCGTAAAGGACGACGCCACGGTGACGGCGCATTATTTTACCGACCTGCGCAAGATGCTGGAATACGACGAGTCATACTATCTGGCGGCATACGATGATATCCGGGACGCCGTGGATCGC
The sequence above is drawn from the Desulfonatronum thioautotrophicum genome and encodes:
- a CDS encoding InlB B-repeat-containing protein, whose protein sequence is MSHGGTTVFTVTPEEGYTATVGGTCGGDLDDTTFTTNPITEDCTVVASFTLNTYTVTPSAGDIGSIDPNEVQTVSHGDTAIFTVTSDESYTATVGGTCGGNLVGDTFTTDPITSDCSVEVAFSLYTYTVIPSVGDNGTIPPTESQSVRHGGNLVYTVNPDEGYSASVSGTCGGNLVGDTYTTDPITSDCTVNFSFTEQPVYFGSLTVHSTGALNVPITANSPEYNGTSTYTTANIPTGTEITLTAPAIADSTFFSSWSGCDSTSHADRACTVSVKDDATVTAHYFTDLRKMLEYDESYYLAAYDDIRDAVDRGLLPSGFEHYIHSGRFENRRPNALFDPHYYMARYPDIGQAIAGGMYPGTAFDHFVASGLW